GCCCCAAACGAAGTTAATAGGAATTTTTTTTTGTTCAGTTCCCAGCGGCCAAATTAAATCTTTAACCAAATGGAGGTCACGATGAACTGGTTGATCAACACGCTTGGATCATCCATCGGGAAAAAATTGTTGATGGCCCTCACCGGATTGGGCTTCATCAGCTTCCTGGTGGGACACCTGGCCGGCAATCTCACGATCTACGGCGGAAAGGACGCCTTCAACAGCTATGCCGCCCACCTCCATGCCCTGGGGCCGCTCGTGACCGCCGCCGAACTGGGACTGCTGCTCTTTGCGGTGATCCACATCGCCACCGGGGCGGTTCTCTTCTATGAGAACCTCAAGGCGCGTCCCGAGCGCTACAAGGTCAACAAATGCGGCGGCGGGCGCACCATCGGCTCGGCCACCATGCCGTATACCGGCTTTCTGGTGCTGCTATTCGTGATCTTTCACCTGCTCAACTTCCATTTCGTGGATAAAACCGACACCACCATCTTCCAAATTGTCTCCGACGCGTTTAAAAGCCCGGTTTATGTCTTAATTTACGTCGTGGCCATGGTGATCGTGGCGCTGCATGTCAGCCACGGGTTATGGAGCGCCTTTCAGAGCCTGGGCGCCAACCACCCCAAATACATGCCCGCAATCATGACGGTCAGCATTGCGATCAGCGTAATTTTCGGGATCGGCTTCGGATTTCTGCCCGTCTATATTTCGCTTTTCTCATAGAAAGGAAAGATCATGCAGCTTGACGCTAAAATTCCGGATGGCCCCCTGGCGCAGAAGTGGGACCGACACCGTTTTGAACTCAAACTGGTCAACCCCGCCAACAAACGCAAATTCGACATCATCGTCGTCGGCACGGGGCTTGCCGGTGGGTCGGCATCCGCCACCCTGGCGGAGTTGGGCTACAACGTCAAAACCTTCTGTTTTCAGGACAGCCCGCGCCGGGCCCACAGCATCGCCGCCCAGGGCGGGATCAACGCCGCCAAAAACTACCCCAACGACGGCGACAGCATCTGGCGGCTTTTCTACGACACCATCAAGGGCGGCGACTTCCGCGCCCGCGAGGCCAACGTCTACCGCCTGGCCCAGGTCAGCAACAACATCATCGACCACTGCGTGGCCCAGGGGATCCCTTTCGCCCGGGAATACGGCGGGCTCCTGGCCAACCGCAGCTTCGGCGGGGCCCAGGTCTCACGCACCTTCTACGCCCGCGGCCAGACGGGGCAGCAGCTGCTGCTGGGCGCCTACAGCTCGCTGGCGCGCCAGGTCGCGGCCGGCAAGGTGACGATGTTCCCCCGGCGGGAAATGCTGGATGTGGTCATCGTCGACGGTCAGGCACGCGGCATCGTGGTGCGCAACCTGATCAGCGGCGAAATTGAAACCCACGCCGCGAATGCCGTCGTCCTGGCCACCGGCGGCTACGGCAACGTTTTTTTCCTTTCCACCAACGCCATGGGCTCCAATGTCACCGCGGCCTACCGGGCCTACAAGAAGGGGGCCTTCTTCGCCAACCCCTGCTTCACCCAGATCCACCCCACCTGCATCCCGGTCCACGGCACCTACCAGTCCAAACTGACCCTGATGAGCGAAAGCCTGCGCAACGACGGGCGGGTCTGGGTGCCCAAAAAGGCCGGCGACACCCGGCGTCCCGCGGATATCCCCGAAGACGAGCGCGACTACTTCCTGGAGCGCAAGTACCCCAGCTTCGGTAACCTCGTCCCCCGGGACGTGGCCTCGCGCAATGCCAAGGAGCAGTGCGACAGCGGCAAGGGCGTGGGGGAAACCCGCCTGGCGGTCTATCTGGATTTCGCCGATGCCATCAAGCGCGACGGCAGGAACGTGATCGAGAAGAAATACGGCAATCTCTTTCAGATGTACGAAAAGATCACCGCCGACAACCCCTACGAAACCCCCATGATGATCTACCCGGCGGTGCATTACACCATGGGCGGCCTGTGGGTCGACTACAACCTGATGAGCACCGTTCCGGGCTTGTTCGTGCTGGGCGAGGCCAATTTTTCGGACCACGGCGCCAACCGCCTCGGCGCCAGCGCCCTGATGCAGGGCCTGGCCGACGGCTATTTCGTCATTCCATACACCATCGGCGGGTATCTGGCCGGCACCCCGCAGCGGGAAGTGACCACCGCCGATCCGGCTTTCAAGACGGCCACCCAGGCGGTGAACGCCCGCATTTCCAAGCTCCTGTCCATCAACGGCCGCCGCACGGTGGATGATTTCCATCGCGAACTCGGCAACATCATGTGGGACTACTGCGGCATGGCGCGCACCAACGCCGGGCTGGAGGTCGCCCGCGGCATGATCCAGAAGCTGCGCGCCGAATTCTGGGAAAACGTCAAGGTCCCCGGCGAAAACGGCGAGTTCAACCAGAGCCTCGAGCGCGCCGGACGGGTGGCGGACTTTCTGGAATTCGGTGAGCTGATGCTCATCGATGCCCGGGCGCGCCAGGAATCCTGCGGCGGCCACTTCAACGAAGCCTTTCAGACCCCGGAAAACGAAGCCCTGCGCGACGACGAGAACTTCTGCCACGTCGCCGCCTGGGAATTCAGGGGCGAAGGCCAGGAACCGGAATTTCATAAGGAGCCGCTGGAGTTTGAAAACGTCCATCTTTCGCAAAGGAGCTACAAGTGACCAAGACCATCAATCTGACCCTCAAGGTCTGGCGTCAGAAGGGACCCCATGTCAAAGGCAAACTCGAGACCTATCACGCCAACAACATCTCCACCGACATGTCCTTTCTGGAGATGATTGACGTTGTCAACGAGCAGCTCACCCTGGACGGCAAAGACCCGATCGCCTTCGACCACGACTGCCGCGAGGGCATCTGCGGCAGTTGCGGGGCGGTGATCAACGGCCGCCCGCACGGGCCCGAAAAAGGCACCACCCTGTGCCAGCTCCACATGCGCCACTTTTCAGACGGCGACACGGTGGTGGTGGAGCCCTGGCGCTCGCGGGCGTTTCCCATCATTCGCGACCTGGCCGTGGACCGCGGGGCGCTGGACAAGATCATCCAGGCCGGCGGATACATTTCGGTCAATGTCGGCGGCGCCCAGGATGCCAACGCCATTCCCATCCCCCAGGAGGTGGCCGACAAGGCCATGGACGCCGCGGCCTGCATCGGCTGCGGCGCCTGCGTGGCGGCGTGCCCCAACGCCTCGGCGATGCTTTTCGTGGGCGCCAAGGTGTCCCAGCTGGCCCTGCTGCCCCAGGGTAAACCCGAGGCTGCGCGGCGGGCCATCGCCATGCTCTGCACGGCGGACAAGGCCGGTTTCGGAAACTGTTCCAACGAACGCGAGTGCGAGGCGGAGTGCCCCAAGGAGATTTCGATCACCAACATCGCCCGTCTCAACCGCGAGTTCTTCAAGGCCAGCTTCGGCTCTGCGGTCCAGTGAGCCGGCTGGCGGGGCGATTGTGGCGGCGACCGGTGAGCCATCCGGCCGCCGCGGTCCTCAAAAGAATACGCCTCCGGACAGGCGGGTTGTGAGAAAGGCCGAAAGGCAGCCGAGGATTTGCGCGGCTGCCTTTTCTGCTGACCCACCCGCCCGCATTGCAGAATTCCCGCGGCACCCCCCAAGGCGTCGGACCCCTCAAGCTCCAAAACCTGTCGGTCGATAGGAAAATCACACCAAACCCGTGCTGACCCCGGACCTGCCACCGCCCCCGCGGTTGGGAGATCGGCTGCCTTTGGGCGCAGAAACCTGCGAACGGAGCGTCGGCAGCATCTTACCGCCTCCCACAATCCTCTGTCGGACTGACCTTCCGGCCAGTTTGCGGTCCCAAGGCGAGGCTCCGGTGGTTCAGACGGGCGGCCACCGCCGGGCACGGGTTGGCATGGGTCCGCGATTTAAGGGTCACGAAAGAAAATGACCCCCCAAAATGGCGCCGGATTTTGATTCGGCGGCAAATCCGGACCCCGGCGAAGAAATCGTCTTGAAACGCGAATGGGCCCCAATGGATTTTGCGACCATCATCGGCGTGGTGTCCGGCATTTCCCTGATCGTTGCCTCGATTCTCATGGGAAGCGGCCTGGGATTGTTCGTCAATCTCCCCTCCATTATGATCGTCGGCGGCGGCACGCTGGCGGCCACCCTGATCGCCTACCCGCTGAAAGAGTTCCTCTCGGTAATCGGCCTCTTCCTCAGGGTGTTCATGTTCAAGCAATCCAAGCCGGAAGCATTGATCCAGCAGCTGGTAGAGATCGCCAACAAGGCC
This genomic interval from Desulfobacteraceae bacterium contains the following:
- a CDS encoding succinate dehydrogenase cytochrome b subunit; amino-acid sequence: MNWLINTLGSSIGKKLLMALTGLGFISFLVGHLAGNLTIYGGKDAFNSYAAHLHALGPLVTAAELGLLLFAVIHIATGAVLFYENLKARPERYKVNKCGGGRTIGSATMPYTGFLVLLFVIFHLLNFHFVDKTDTTIFQIVSDAFKSPVYVLIYVVAMVIVALHVSHGLWSAFQSLGANHPKYMPAIMTVSIAISVIFGIGFGFLPVYISLFS
- a CDS encoding succinate dehydrogenase/fumarate reductase iron-sulfur subunit, encoding MTKTINLTLKVWRQKGPHVKGKLETYHANNISTDMSFLEMIDVVNEQLTLDGKDPIAFDHDCREGICGSCGAVINGRPHGPEKGTTLCQLHMRHFSDGDTVVVEPWRSRAFPIIRDLAVDRGALDKIIQAGGYISVNVGGAQDANAIPIPQEVADKAMDAAACIGCGACVAACPNASAMLFVGAKVSQLALLPQGKPEAARRAIAMLCTADKAGFGNCSNERECEAECPKEISITNIARLNREFFKASFGSAVQ
- a CDS encoding fumarate reductase/succinate dehydrogenase flavoprotein subunit translates to MQLDAKIPDGPLAQKWDRHRFELKLVNPANKRKFDIIVVGTGLAGGSASATLAELGYNVKTFCFQDSPRRAHSIAAQGGINAAKNYPNDGDSIWRLFYDTIKGGDFRAREANVYRLAQVSNNIIDHCVAQGIPFAREYGGLLANRSFGGAQVSRTFYARGQTGQQLLLGAYSSLARQVAAGKVTMFPRREMLDVVIVDGQARGIVVRNLISGEIETHAANAVVLATGGYGNVFFLSTNAMGSNVTAAYRAYKKGAFFANPCFTQIHPTCIPVHGTYQSKLTLMSESLRNDGRVWVPKKAGDTRRPADIPEDERDYFLERKYPSFGNLVPRDVASRNAKEQCDSGKGVGETRLAVYLDFADAIKRDGRNVIEKKYGNLFQMYEKITADNPYETPMMIYPAVHYTMGGLWVDYNLMSTVPGLFVLGEANFSDHGANRLGASALMQGLADGYFVIPYTIGGYLAGTPQREVTTADPAFKTATQAVNARISKLLSINGRRTVDDFHRELGNIMWDYCGMARTNAGLEVARGMIQKLRAEFWENVKVPGENGEFNQSLERAGRVADFLEFGELMLIDARARQESCGGHFNEAFQTPENEALRDDENFCHVAAWEFRGEGQEPEFHKEPLEFENVHLSQRSYK